The following proteins are encoded in a genomic region of Phycodurus eques isolate BA_2022a chromosome 11, UOR_Pequ_1.1, whole genome shotgun sequence:
- the polh gene encoding DNA polymerase eta, translating into MEYGKERVVALVDMDCFYVQVEQRLNPALKKTPCVVAQYKTWKGGGIIAVSYEARAHGVTKNMWVDDAKKLCPDLQVARVRESHGKADLTPYREASVEVIQVMSRFAVVERASIDEAYMDLTAAVQQRLKDMADKQIQPHLLRTTCIQGYPHNSSEGEEEAAEDPILDKEKMRSTGVQQWLASMPMHNSAELQLTVGALIVEEMRAAVEQHTSFQCSAGISHNKVLAKLACGLNKPNRQTVLPLDSVTELFNTLPISKIRNLGGKLGVSVTEALHVEHMGELTRFSQAQLGHHFGEKTGQWLYDLCRGIDLEAVKPRQLPKSIGCSKNFPGKTSLATKEQVKYWLHQLALELEERLTKDREVNGRVAKQLTVGVRQLGDKRPSSFSRCCALVRYDAAKLSADSFAIIKSLNATGNQKVAWTPPLTLLHLSASKFVDAPSASAGGIAGFLSADMPSTQSFLSASHAARKTPATIQSFFHRQQTQSQSTPSCSVSSPSPSKGALVDPRASIASFFHKKNAETGLNPSHDDEKRADGLATSLPTSSVDNAEDVLKCHRCGQNVPAWEMPEHNLSADVPSTQSFLSASHTARKTPATIQSFFHRQQTQSQSTPSCSVSSPSPSKGALVDPRASIASFFHKKNAETGLNPSHDDEKRADGLATSLPTSSVDNAEDVLKCHRCGQNVPAWEMPEHNDHHFALDLHKSFSPSCSSSFVRREPAAGPALSSQVKTKSRVSGGPHPKRHRTQGGGGGSAGTLDSFFQRY; encoded by the exons ATGGAGTACGGGAAGGAAAGAGTTGTGGCGTTGGTGGACATGGACTGTTTCTACGTGCAAGTAGAGCAAAGGCTGAATCCTGCCCTGAAGAAAACTCCCTGTGTAGTGGCCCAGTACAAGACCTGGAAAGGGGGCGG GATCATAGCTGTGAGCTACGAGGCCAGGGCCCACGGCGTCACCAAGAACATGTGGGTGGACGACGCCAAGAAGCTGTGCCCAGATCTCCAGGTGGCACGAGTGCGCGAATCTCACGGCAAGGCGGACCTGACCCC TTACAGGGAGGCCAGCGTGGAGGTAATCCAAGTGATGTCTCGCTTTGCGGTAGTCGAGCGGGCCAGCATCGACGAGGCCTACATGGACTTGACCGCAGCTGTTCAGCAGCGACTGAAGGACATGGCGGACAAACAAATACAGCCTCACCTGCTGAGGACCACCTGCATCCAAGGTTACCCTCACAATTCATCTGAAGGAGAGGAAGAAGCTGCTGAGGATCCCATTCTGGACAAAG AGAAGATGAGGTCCACAGGTGTCCAGCAGTGGCTGGCGTCCATGCCGATGCACAATTCTGCCGAGCTTCAGCTCACCGTGGGGGCCCTCATTGTGGAGGAAATGAGGGCGGCCGTGGAGCAGCACACAAGCTTCCAGTGTTCAGCTGGGATCTCACACAACAAA GTGCTGGCTAAACTGGCGTGCGGTTTGAACAAACCAAATCGACAGACCGTTTTGCCGCTGGACTCTGTGACTGAACTTTTCAACACGCTGCCCATTAGCAAGAT ACGCAACCTGGGAGGAAAACTGGGGGTCTCGGTCACAGAAGCGCTTCATGTGGAGCACATGGGGGAGCTGACTCGCTTCTCTCAGGCTCAACTGGGGCACCACTTTGGAGAGAAGACCGG TCAGTGGCTGTATGATTTGTGTCGGGGCATTGACTTGGAAGCAGTGAAACCCAGGCAGCTGCCAAAATCAATTGGCTGCAGTAAGAACTTCCCTGGGAAAACATCACTGGCTACAAAAGAGCAG GTCAAGTACTGGCTTCATCAGCTGGCTTTGGAACTGGAGGAGAGGCTGACCAAGGACAgagaagtg aacgGTAGAGTGGCAAAGCAGTTAACGGTCGGCGTCCGACAGCTGGGTGACAAGCGGCCGAGCAGTTTCTCCCGCTGTTGCGCTCTCGTGCGCTACGATGCCGCCAAGTTGTCGGCCGACAGCTTCGCCATTATCAAGAGCCTCAACGCGACGGGAAACCAAAAGGTGGCGTG GACTCCACCGCTCACGTTGCTGCACCTCTCTGCCAGCAAATTCGTTGACGCCCCTTCAGCCTCAGCGGGGGGCATCGCAGGCTTCCTGAGCGCAGACATGCCTTCCACTCAAAGCTTTCTCTCCGCCAGTCATGCCGCACGCAAAACGCCCGCCACCATTCAGTCCTTCTTTCACAGGCAGCAAACACAATCCCAGTCGACTCCATCGTGTTCCGTCTCTTCTCCGAGTCCTTCTAAAGGCGCTTTGGTAGACCCTCGCGCAAGCATCGCCTCGTTCTTCCACAAGAAAAACGCAGAAACAGGTTTGAATCCAAGCCACGATGATGAAAAGCGCGCTGATGGTTTAGCCACCTCGCTGCCCACCTCCAGTGTGGACAACGCGGAAGACGTGCTCAAGTGTCACCGCTGCGGCCAGAACGTGCCGGCCTGGGAGATGCCCGAACACAACCTGAGCGCAGACGTGCCTTCTACTCAAAGCTTTCTCTCCGCCAGCCACACCGCACGCAAAACACCCGCCACCATTCAGTCCTTCTTTCACAGGCAGCAAACACAATCCCAGTCGACTCCATCGTGTTCCGTCTCTTCTCCGAGTCCTTCTAAAGGCGCTTTGGTAGACCCTCGCGCAAGCATCGCCTCGTTCTTCCACAAGAAAAACGCAGAAACAGGTTTGAATCCAAGCCACGATGATGAAAAGCGCGCTGATGGTTTAGCCACCTCGCTGCCCACCTCCAGTGTGGACAACGCGGAAGACGTGCTCAAGTGTCACCGCTGCGGCCAGAACGTGCCGGCCTGGGAGATGCCCGAACACAACGACCATCATTTCGCCTTGGACCTGCACAAATCCTTTTCCCCTTCTTGTTCTTCCTCCTTCGTCAGAAGGGAACCTGCTGCAGGGCCAGCGCTATCCTCTCAGGTCAAAACTAAAAGCAGAGTGTCAGGAGGACCCCATCCCAAAAGACATCGCacgcaaggaggaggaggaggaagtgcgGGTACTCTGGATTCTTTTTTCCAAAGATATTA